A region from the Halorussus halophilus genome encodes:
- a CDS encoding polysaccharide deacetylase family protein, with translation MGAAAIAGCSGGNPTDDSTTAPNGSTVGNSTTSTTTNAATEQATTTAAQNPGQIGKTVEAFEKPQEWAKLDKYGKRAGTTNDVAEGKGALKLTADKSEPYVGVYKAMGQGGADFSGKNFSAAVKVKSPQVAKLTLELYAPDRGHPIEMTRTFTGPTDRWMRVDFGTTGEERDPRLKQVQEMRLVARGRDEGQKVEMLVDDLRVANRPDKGYVFLTFDDSHITHYTKAYKMMQQYGFPGVEGVIPQTIYKDGRLETSQLRKMRDAGWDVASHPYVGNKPLPEFSKSEQKKKIKNTKQWLDNHGFTNGSRVFITPKNLMGKHTWDLVNEYHDAAFRFGGSPTGLPMTGPHNIGRINGESVETAKKMIDFAGKYKQSIGLMYHVIGEDGISEQDFRATLDYIKKKKNVEVSTPTKILKKQGQW, from the coding sequence ATGGGCGCCGCAGCAATTGCGGGCTGCTCTGGTGGGAACCCGACTGACGACTCGACGACCGCCCCGAACGGGAGCACCGTCGGCAACAGTACAACCTCCACGACCACGAACGCGGCGACGGAACAGGCGACGACCACAGCCGCACAGAATCCCGGCCAAATCGGCAAGACCGTCGAAGCGTTCGAGAAGCCCCAGGAGTGGGCGAAACTCGACAAGTACGGCAAGCGCGCCGGTACGACGAACGACGTCGCAGAGGGCAAAGGTGCCCTGAAACTCACGGCTGACAAGAGCGAACCGTACGTCGGCGTCTACAAGGCGATGGGCCAAGGCGGCGCGGATTTCAGCGGGAAGAACTTCTCCGCCGCAGTCAAGGTCAAGTCGCCCCAAGTTGCGAAACTTACGCTCGAACTGTACGCGCCGGACCGCGGCCATCCAATCGAGATGACGCGCACGTTCACCGGTCCTACCGACCGCTGGATGCGCGTAGACTTCGGGACGACCGGCGAGGAGCGCGACCCGCGTCTCAAGCAGGTCCAAGAGATGCGCCTCGTCGCGCGCGGCCGAGACGAGGGCCAGAAGGTCGAGATGCTGGTGGACGACCTGCGAGTCGCCAACCGCCCCGACAAGGGTTACGTCTTCCTTACCTTCGACGACTCTCACATCACGCACTACACGAAGGCGTACAAGATGATGCAGCAGTACGGCTTCCCCGGCGTGGAAGGCGTCATTCCACAGACCATCTACAAGGACGGCCGACTCGAAACGTCGCAACTCCGGAAGATGCGCGACGCCGGCTGGGACGTCGCGTCTCACCCGTACGTCGGCAACAAGCCGCTGCCGGAGTTCTCGAAGTCCGAGCAGAAGAAGAAAATCAAGAATACCAAGCAGTGGCTCGACAACCACGGGTTCACCAACGGGTCGCGCGTGTTCATCACACCGAAGAACCTGATGGGTAAGCACACGTGGGACCTCGTCAACGAGTACCACGACGCCGCCTTCCGATTCGGTGGTAGCCCGACGGGGCTTCCGATGACCGGCCCGCACAACATCGGCCGCATCAACGGCGAGTCCGTCGAGACGGCCAAGAAGATGATCGACTTCGCCGGGAAGTACAAGCAGAGCATCGGTCTGATGTACCACGTTATCGGCGAAGACGGCATCAGCGAGCAGGACTTCCGCGCCACGCTCGACTACATCAAGAAGAAGAAGAACGTCGAGGTCTCGACCCCGACGAAGATCCTGAAAAAGCAGGGGCAGTGGTAA
- a CDS encoding asparagine synthase-related protein: MNKEIFGVFGGRETFAELRSEQEFDRVVSGDALTVGIRDVGLGIPGRSAAHEDDRGCCVVWGEAYVPNQRGLDTAEWILDRYAEKGRDALAELNGSYLVCLDYEGDAIVATDPIRSWECFYTDAAGVRTFGSDSVEVARTIDDPRISKRSLLEFVYIGVVLGHKTMFDRLGRLPFDGYLTAEDVGELDRFIYDPRDPDEFDYVQELADRLEAALVRRSRQPGTKGMLLSGGYDSRLILSKIPNVERCYTVGDASAQEVDVARKLAEQYDAEHTTFEPNARYIDADEEKTRYSQGIKESLHIHHAGYDEAMKVDTMYHGLLCDIYLCGHFVARQSLDVFGKNIPLSGLEPDPDPVETLLDRFGYSPDHSEQFFDIARIDDRDPAEFVREAVGEEFEKGWSRAAGTQNAIDLCGLRNQPSVPFRSHLADNYLESFFVADTGLLNWHLQTPPEYRNKQTFVDACRRLDADILKHRPPDRPHDSELLNEFERFVRRKLPFVTAFESPWPDRRKLYDRHDMDAKFFPAQEHLHDLPVREKLRINDVRSWMDQCLDSPVSATQVVHHP, translated from the coding sequence ATGAACAAGGAAATTTTCGGCGTCTTCGGCGGGCGCGAGACGTTCGCGGAGTTGCGCTCCGAACAAGAGTTCGACCGCGTCGTCTCCGGTGACGCCCTGACCGTCGGGATACGAGACGTAGGGCTCGGCATTCCGGGTCGAAGCGCGGCGCACGAGGACGACAGAGGGTGCTGTGTCGTCTGGGGAGAGGCGTACGTCCCCAACCAACGCGGCCTCGACACAGCAGAGTGGATACTCGACCGGTACGCAGAAAAGGGTCGAGACGCGCTAGCGGAGCTAAACGGGTCGTACTTGGTGTGTCTGGACTACGAGGGTGACGCCATCGTCGCCACCGACCCGATTCGCTCCTGGGAGTGCTTCTACACCGATGCGGCCGGTGTCCGGACGTTCGGTTCGGACTCGGTCGAAGTCGCGCGAACGATAGACGACCCCCGAATCAGCAAGCGGTCGCTGTTGGAGTTCGTCTACATCGGCGTCGTCCTCGGGCACAAGACGATGTTCGACCGCCTCGGTCGCCTGCCGTTCGACGGCTACCTGACCGCCGAGGACGTGGGGGAACTCGACCGGTTCATCTACGACCCGCGCGACCCCGACGAGTTCGACTACGTCCAAGAGTTGGCCGACCGCTTGGAGGCCGCGTTGGTCCGTCGGAGCCGTCAGCCCGGCACGAAAGGAATGCTGCTTTCCGGGGGGTACGACTCGCGTCTCATCCTCTCGAAGATTCCGAACGTCGAGCGATGCTACACGGTCGGAGACGCGAGTGCCCAAGAGGTAGACGTAGCTCGGAAGCTAGCCGAACAGTACGACGCCGAACACACGACGTTCGAGCCGAACGCGCGCTACATCGACGCCGACGAGGAGAAGACCCGCTACTCGCAGGGCATCAAAGAGTCGCTGCACATCCACCACGCGGGCTACGACGAAGCGATGAAAGTCGATACGATGTACCACGGACTCCTCTGTGACATCTACCTCTGTGGTCACTTCGTCGCTCGCCAGAGCCTCGACGTGTTCGGCAAGAACATCCCGCTCTCGGGGTTAGAGCCCGACCCGGACCCAGTCGAGACGCTGCTCGACCGATTCGGCTACTCGCCCGACCACAGCGAGCAGTTCTTCGACATCGCCCGCATCGACGACCGAGACCCGGCCGAGTTCGTCCGCGAAGCCGTCGGCGAAGAGTTCGAGAAAGGCTGGTCGCGAGCCGCTGGGACCCAGAACGCAATCGACCTCTGTGGGCTTCGTAACCAGCCGTCGGTGCCGTTCCGGTCGCACCTGGCGGACAACTATCTGGAGTCGTTCTTCGTCGCCGACACGGGCCTGCTCAACTGGCACCTCCAGACGCCCCCGGAGTACCGCAACAAACAGACGTTCGTCGATGCCTGTCGGCGACTGGACGCCGACATCCTCAAACACCGACCGCCAGACCGCCCGCACGACTCCGAACTCCTCAACGAGTTCGAGCGGTTCGTCCGTCGAAAGCTGCCGTTCGTGACCGCGTTCGAGTCGCCGTGGCCCGACCGCCGAAAGTTGTACGACCGCCACGACATGGACGCGAAGTTCTTCCCGGCACAGGAACATCTCCACGACCTTCCGGTTCGAGAGAAGTTGCGTATCAACGACGTTAGAAGTTGGATGGATCAGTGTCTCGACTCACCGGTGAGCGCGACCCAAGTCGTCCACCATCCGTGA